The genome window TGCTGAGTAGTGGATCTCTCTCTTCCATGAGAAATGGATCCCCCACTCCAGGATTGTCAGTATCACAGACTATTCCCCCCTTGGGATGATCGATGAGCCTCTTAAGCCCAGGATGCCTCAGCAGGAGATTACCAACGAAGAGGAGAATTATGAGAATGTCCTCTGGGGGTGCAACGAGTGTCAACCTGGCTAGTCTCTTGGCGAAGGCTGCGACGAGCGCCTCTGGTAGATGGGTAGAGCTCAGGAAGAGGTCTGAGAGGTAGAACAGCCTTGCTTTGTACTTTGTGTGAAATATTTCTGGCTCGAACATGGAGTAGAGCTTGGTGAAGATGTTGGGGTATTCGAGATTGTGCTTGGTGACGAGAAGGAACACCCCCTGGAGTGCGAGGAGGCCAATGGGGCCGTCTGCGTCGAGCGAATCCATGAGGAAGTCGGTGAGGAGCACTGGCTTCTCCAGGTGTGGCATTATCCTCTCAAGGAGAACGATGAGAAGGTGCTTGTGAAGCTGGGGCGATAGCTCCCAGTGCATTATGCAGGACCAAGTTTTGTTGAGAGTTCTTCTCACGGATTGCTGATCCCAGGTGAAGGTGCAGGTGCCCTCGCGGCCACAGAGAAGCTCTTGGGGTGGCTCGTCCTCGGTGGGAAGGGGGATTTTGTCTATCAGGTCGAGGAGATTCTTGATAAAGAGGTCTGGAGGCTGCCGTTTTGGGGTTAATGGTGGCAGGGACTTCCAGGTGTAATAGAGGGCATCTCTGTAGGTGGTTATTTCTTGGAAACGAGATAGCAGGGAGGCGTTATCTCGGTCAGGGGACAGGAGTCGCATTAGCAGGGGCTTCAGACGGTGCAGGGGAAAGTAGTAGGATAAGTCACCTGTTGGCTCCGTCGGGGTTTTGCCTTCTTGAGAGAGGAGCTTCAGACAGGTGGAGAGGGACTGCAGCTGGAGGGAAGGACGGGAAACGGAAATGAAGGACAGGAGCTTCTCCCAGAGTTCCTCGTAGCAGTTTCGAAGCCATGTGGTATATCGCACTTCCGGGCTTGGTTCTGGAATAATTTCAACCGATCAGATGGAGATGTTTGTATTTTCGGGTGCTCGTTAAATGTTTCATTTTCACGTTAATTGTTCACAGCGAACAcggctttttcatttttctcgtcTTCAATTTCTCACTAAATTGaaactaattattttttaggtTAAGTTCAAGTCTATTAAATAGACAGCTCGAAATAATTATAACAACTTCCCTAATGGACTCCATCATCGACTATTGATTTTCCTATTGCATGTGCACTAAAGGACAACATGAGGAGTAATATTATTCTCCAAAGTTTAAGAATAAAAACGTCATGTAATCCTCAGGTAAACCGTCTGAACCCCGCAACATTTTTATAActcagtgaataaaaaaaatctctaacCCCCTTAAAATAGCTCTCGTCATTCCTGAACCCCTAGAATCACGGCTGATCTCGAGATCTCTCACTCAGGTTGTCAAATACTTCACAATACCTCACAGTTAATCGCAAAACTCATCAAAACTGATTTACACTCCTGAAATTCAGAGATATTGTTCAACGTCTGCATTTTTTGGGCCACAAAGATCATCCAAAAGAGCAGAAAGCTTCGTAAAACTCTAGATTACCTGAAATAGTCAGCGATATTGTTCTCTCCAAGTACATATCTCCCCTCTTCAGCAGCTCCAAGAAGATGGTCTCCAGAGTGAGAATTCCCAAAGTCCCGCAGTCCTGCAAAAATCCATTGAGTTACTTTATCCTaacctaaaaaaaatccaaaaatctgAGGATTCTCGGAGATACTCACGTCCAACTGGTTGATAATATCTACGAGGTTGTTCGCGTGCTTCCTGGATGCCAGGAACTCCTGCGCTTTATGCCTAAGCTGTTTGGAGGACATCCTGATCGCCTGAGGATCACCGGGATGTGGACAATCGACTGTCGCCATAATTCGAGAACTGATTGCTGAAAGGTAGACACTTGGAGGAGGTATCGGCACCCTCGTGCCCACATTGGTATGCAGATGGCCgacaagtgattttttttcgcgaaaTAAACTTATTTTATCGTTTGTACTAGGCTTGTAGCCGTTTGCACTGagctttaaatatttcagtagtTTCTCATTtatgtttaaataaataatgtaagtAGTAAATAATGTAAAATTCGAATGTAGATAATCTACGGGTCATTTCCGAGTTTACAGATATTGCAGATACATAAAGAGCACGCGTGTTCTCTATGTGGCACACAGACGTCGCCACTTacattatttgtttaaaaattaatgagaaaatacCGAAAGATTTTAAGCCAGTACAAACGCGTACGAACCTAGAACAAACGATAGAATCCGTTTATTTTGCGAAAAGCAATAAACTGTCGGCTATCTACATACGATCCAATCAAGGCCAACCGCCCACTACAGTCTGATTAACTGAATTAAATGGTGTTATCATCGCGTAGCAGTCACTAGTGATAAATATCGTTATTTCAATCCACAACCAAAATCTAAAtactttttatgaaatttatggCGCATTGAAATACCCAGAGGCTCGTTAAGTCTTGATATTGTTATTACCAAGTGGAAGGACTGCTGtgatccccaaaaaatgtgcGAGTGACAGATGAGCGATTAATGCTGCATTCTTGAACCTCCACCACACACCTGTCAActcagaataaataaacaagatGACTGCAACTCTGGTAAGTGAATTGGACCTCGTCAGAGCAGAATGAAAGGGAGGGTAACAATATTTCATTCCAGGACCTGAAGAAATTTCTGCATCAGCTGTTGGCGAGTGTCGAGGGGCTCCACAGCATATTGATAACAGATCGTGATGGTGTGCCAGTAGTGTCGGTGGCTAGTGATAAGGCACCAGAGCTAGCCATGAGGGCAAGCTTTCTGTCTACTTTTGGAATGGCAACTGATCAGGGGAGTAAACTGGGACTCGGGAAGAACAAGACTATTATTTGTATGTACAGTAGTTACCAGGTAAATCCATCACTTATTTTTGTCAACAACTATTTCAACCAAAATACCACTTTAGATTGCAAAAATCTCCTAATCACTAACTTAACCGCATTTTGTTGtatcgaattatttttaagaattatcGCTTCAGGTGGTGCAGATGAACAAGCTACCTCTAGTCGTGAGTTTCATAGCCTCTCACGGTTGCAACACCGGACACATTCTCTCGTTGGAGAGCCGAATCGATCCCATTCTGAGTAACTTAAAAAATGCTGTTGTGGAAGCCTGATGGTTACCCGTCGTTCACTACGGGTGATAAAATCCTTGTGACGAAGAAAACTAAATGAATGAGAAAGCGAATTTTTTCTAACTCGTAAAACGAGGCCGATCACGAATGAACCTTTATCGAACGTCGTTCACACGGACTCAATCGTTGAAAATAGGAGAGAAACCGGTCGATTGCACCCTTGAAGTCGTCATTAACTGAACGAATCACGAAGAATTTAGtgatattcgttggaagtgAACGAGACATTCTATATCAAACTTATATAAATTTTACAATGGGTGTAtaaagagaataattttcaagactATTCGTAAGATTGTTTATTGAATCTGTATATTAAaagaatattattaaaaatgttaGTATGTCATAATTTACAATAATACTTTCACATCTCTGGAATACTCACAACAATTaacaaattcaatatttgGAGGTTATACATTGAAGAATGGGGCACGAAAGTGAGGTTAGAACACTAACCTTCATTCCCACTCCCATAAGCTTTCACCTCACTGCACAACCTTAATAAATTCTCCTGATGAAGAGCTCTGAGACGTTTCGAAATACTGAGAATCTTTTTTTATGGttctattttcaaattataataattttaaattattatcatgTTTGTTAGGAGTGCCCCttcaagaaattatttttattacaaaaaatcaagtcctAATTTGGCCCACAGCCTGAGTATCACTCGTCAACCCCCTAGAGGGGATAGGCAAGTGGTTGACCCCCAAGGGCGTCTAAAATATTCTGCGCAGCAACAGCAGACATTTCTTCCCTTGTCTTGACAGTGGCAGATCCAAGATGTGGCACAATCTCAAAATTCGGTAGTCTCAGGAGTTCGTGGTCTTTTGGCAGTGGCTCAGGATCAATAACGTCCACCCCTGCCGCGAATATCGTCCTCTCCTTGAGCGCCTTCAGGAGAGAGCTCGTCTTAACAACAGCTCCACGCCCGACATTAACGAGAACAGCGGTTTTCTTCATTTTACTGAAAGCCGCGTCGTTGAACAATCCCCGCGTTTCGATTGTCAACGGCACAGCAACGACGATGAAGTCACTATGCGTAAGGATGTCGTCGAGAGAGACGAACTCAGCTCCCAGTTCATCACCAGCTTTTTTCGGGCTGTGCCCGGTGTACAAGAATTTTCGAACTGCAAAACCGACTAGACGTTTCACCACCTCTTGGCCAATACCTCCTAGACCAACTATTCCCACCGTTGAACCACGAAGGTCGTGGCCAAGAAGCCACTGGGGACCACTTCCGCTCTTTCCCCTGGAAGAATTGACGTTTGcaaatttaattaacgatGTTATCTCTCGTCATTCAagcgagaaaaataaaaagatattGACCTGGTTCTTTCTATTGAATGTCATGcagaaatgaacaaaaaataataattcaaaggaTTATAAAACTTTTATGACAAATGAGAATTCActggaattttgaaaaataaaatgaatcattTGAATTACTCTTCGAGAAGAGCACGACCCTCGTGTGCCCGTCTTGCAGCATTCAGCAAGAGCATCACCGCAATCTCAGCAACTGCAGCACTGAGAACCTGGGGCGTATGTCCAACTTGAATTCCCCTCCGTTTGATCTCGGGGACATCGAGGTGATCGTACCCAGCTGACATTGTCGACACGACCTTCAGTTTAGGACCTTCGCGACAAGATTCTTCATTATCACTGGAACGCTTGTGAAGTGCGAGATAATCGCAAGAGTACATTTATCTTCACGGAGTTATATAttgcgtaaaaattacgtatattCTGCGATTCCCAAGTGAAGTTTTGTTGTCGAAAATTTTGCAAATCTGCCACGTAATTCTTTCAGaacatttcgtaatttttagggAACCTTTTCTCtcgatgaattgaaaaatgaaaaaaaatcataccaGCGATATCAAGAAATTCGGAATTGACGTTGACGTGTCCGGAGAGAAATACACCATCGTGTCCAGGAAGAGCCGCGAATACTTGGGCTTGTGTTGGTGAGACATATGGTAAAATGGTAACATCACATCTGGAAATacggaattataaaaaaagtgTAGGGAATGAAGAAAACCGCAGATTTTTTTCCAGGAAAATATTTAGTTcctggaaaaataatcaagaaaattcGTGACAGCGCACTTTTCCGATGTTCGTTTTGTCATGGAATTGCTCAGGCACAAGAACTCAATTCCTCTTCCGCGAAGCAATGAAACCACTTCCTCGAAGTAATAACAAAGTCAATTGAAAATGCCGACATTACAGATCAAGGTGAACCTCGAGCCGGTGTTAACGAACATCTAATAATAATCAAGAAAATAGAGTCTCACGTGTTGCCCAGCAATTCCAATCCTGCTTTCGGTGTATCGCAGCTGGTAACAAGAACCTTCGGCCTCGACATGATTGCTTCGACCACTGACATATTACTGATTGTAAGCGATAAACTCTCCGATATAAACTCTACTATCACAAAAACAAACTAATGGTGAGGCCTCCGGTGGAGCGTTTTATACCGAATGTTAGAAATATGAACGGGATCTTCGGCGCAGGCGCATTCATCGAAAAACCACAGCGATAACTTCCCGAAATTACCGCAGACATTTGTTTTTGAGTGTCATTGCCCTGCGAGGCacttcgaaaaaaatatttaccagGGGCTGGAACACTTTTAGACTTCTTTCGCTTCCGGATGGAGGAATTCCTCCGAGTTCTGGCAAAGAGTCgtatcaggattttttttattttcccggGAACTTGAGGTAAAAAGGTATATGATACCTTATCGAAGTGGGCAATAGTTTTTCTGTTCAGGTTGACACTGAGCTACAAATTTCTGGGTTTATGTCCTAGATGGGGCTCCAGGTGACGGTGAACATTTTCTTTTCGTTCCTGATCTGGAGTCAGGTTTTCTCAGCATCTAGGGGGCGAATTAAGGCAGAATTACCAATTAATTGgcgaaagaaaattgaatttgataTGAGTCAATTTCCCCGCTGCCAAAAATCAAAGTCTGGCTTTTGATGGCGATGAAACttttatttcaatgtttttcgGAATTCTGAATGTTTATTGATATTTAGAGAATCaattaaaacgaaaaaacttATTACTCACAGTATTATCAGCGCGTAGGACGTGAATCAATGATTACGAATCCCTAAAATAGGCAATCCATTGTCAATGGTGTCCTACTCCCCTGTTACTCGACGTTTCGAAATGCCTCTGAAGCGTTACAATTCACCCAGAAACTCCAAACTCCCTGTACAATACGAATTACACCAGTTCTATTACGCGTAACTCGGTGCACTTTATTTCCGAGTCGGTGTTATCTAGATCTGTTCCTGTCGGCACATAAATTCCTGATATGGTGAACGACGATTGTCGTCAATTCGAATCCTCTCTAACGTTATAATTACGCTTGTCCGGGGGATCAATAGCGATTCTGTGACATTTTCCGTTGACAAATGATCAGGATTTCAAGTCCAAAATCGTCACGTTGATTTTGCCCATTAATTTTTGAGGGATAAAATCGTCCCCTCTAcggggtgaattttttttacgtttttttctgttcatttttCGATATTCTTCTGTCACGTGGATGGAGACGACATCCGGCTGGGTCAAATGGACATGAACTTGTCCGTCACTCGGAGAAAAGTAACGTCTTTTATCATCAGAACAGCAGGAAGACGAAGAGGTGGCAGAAAGCTGTGGCGCGCCTCTCCGAGGATTTCCTTTCCACTTGCTCTAGAGTTCATAATGAACTAAAAAAGTATTGCATATATTACTGCTATTTCTGTTAATTAATTAGCGATATGACGTATTCGGAATCGGttcttaattttattaatcaacagttttttattgttctttttctctcaatcGGGGATTATTTAGGAATGAATTactgaaatgaataaatatctGTCATAATTATCTGTCAAATAGACATATTCCCATGCTGACCACTCAATACCTATTAGTATTGAAATCAAATCCATTCAATTCGTAATTAGGTCTTTCCAGGAAGTAATTATTACTTTTagtaaaaatgtgaaaacattgtTTTATCTCTCTtgaaatgtttttaatgaCTAGATAACGCAACctttgaagaattttcatgTCTCACCTGCCTCCCGGATGATTTGAAATGTCTTTTGTAGTGATGTCTCCTACAAGGGAAGTAAAACAGGTATTGAATTGAGTGgtcgatattttttctatcagGACAGCAGAATGCAGCGGACATGTTTCTATTGTGGCGAACGTGTGCCGGTCAGATACTCCGTGTTTCCGTTGCGTGTCAAAGTGATGTGTAAGCAGAATTGCTTAGATCATACCAGGGGAGTAGAACCAGTGGCGGGGGGTTTCATTCTGTGATGACAGGCTCACTTCCTGATTATCAAAGCTAGAATATATTAAAGAGCACATGTACCAATTGGAATTAAGCGAGGCCAGAGGATCACCTGAACAAATTGACTTTCCGAATTATGAaaggatttaattaaaattaaaagggTATATTGTTtgtaattagaaaattcaatttgatcACGAGACCTTCCTGGAAGATCCCTCTTGATGGTGGTTCATCAGATCAAAATGCAATGCAACGGCGGAGGAGCAACAAGAGAGGAACGAATTAACCGGAAGACCTGGGGCAGAGAAAGAACCTTtgggaggatttttttgaaaaataattgtgtaAATAATGTTGTAATCCTTTGATCATTTTTAACGGCTGAAGAAAGTAGAATTCGACAGGTCTTCTACCTCAAAATCTTCAGAATAAAAGTGTTTAATCAGTCTCGAATGGTTCACAGAAAAAGAAACCGAAGTACGTTATTGACATACCACAAGAGtcttccaacaaaaaaaagcGTTCGTTGGCTGGCATTTGAGTCCAAGTCGGTTGTCGTCACCTTCTAATCTCGGTCATTACATCACTGTTACtacattgtttaaataattaccAACGTGACTGAGAGGATCAGCACCTCTATCTCAGCATCATTTCTCAGCAgatctttttatttcatttttcatttcattctgaTGCTTCTGAGGTCTCGGTCATCTACAGAAAATTCTATTCCCACGAATCTCGTGTTTACAAATAAACCCGAgacataataatgataatacaaACCGTTGGATGTGGACATTGGATGGCGGTATTGGCAGCACTGTACATTCGAACGCACCGTAGTACGAAATGTTCTGAAATAGTTTACATTTACCTTGAATATCACTCCGGGAATATTAATCTAGGGCCGTTTTCATAATCGTGAGTAATTACATATGTTCTCAGGACGGGAAATTGATCATTATTGCCGAGTAAAATAGGGAAAAAACGTTGTTGTTTGGAATTTGAGGTTATAAAGTGGAAATTACATCATGACAGAGTCTGACAATCACTTTATTTTAAAGTTCTGTTTATTTATTGGATAATTGGTGTTTTCATAGGATTAAGATGAAGTGGGTGTCGAGACAAATTGCTCTTCCACTTGCGATTGGAATCTCGTTGACTGGCGTTTGTGTTGGAGTGTTGTACTTGTTGTACAAACAGGTGAGactaagaaaataaattaacttCAAAAAATACTCTAATTTTCAATCGCCGATTGCTCGCGATTGGCAGAGTAAAAgtagatgatttttatttcatttcaaagATACTTCTTGTcctttgaaatgaattttgattCATTCATATTGCTTCATTTTTTCGAGAGATATCGAGGATTGAATGTGGTTCGGATGACCGCCTCTCGAATTTCAAGTAACATATACataaatcgttttcttctttTTACAAGGACGACGAGGATCAGAAAAGGATACGATCACGTCCCAGGAAGCTCCTCCGAACGGTAGAACTGAAAGTGCCGAAGTCATCAGTCCCCGTGATAATAGGTCGTGGTGGAAGCACAGTGAAGGACATCCAGAGCAAGACCTCCACGAAAATTCACTTCAGTGATGATGGGCTACTCGAAGCCGAGCGAATCTGCTACATCCGAGGGACCATAGAGGAGACTAGGCTCGCAGAGCAGCTGATCCAGACTATCATTGATAATCAACCTGTGATCGAGGTGTACGAAATGCTCGTACCCCACAAATTCTGCACCGGTCTACTTATTAATAGGAGAGTGGAAGTTATCCAGTCTAGCAGCAATGCTAAAATTATTATGGAGAAAGCATACTCTCGTGATCGAAGTATtcacatttattatttcttgATCTAGGGGATTTCAATGATGGTATGTAATTGTATTTGAAATTCTGTTGTAGACGCCAACAGGCGAGTGATTATAAAAGGAACTGCCGAACAAATTGCAACAGCTCTGACTGAAATCCAAGAtgaacttgaaaatttccaggACATGGAGGAGAAAATCAAGCTGGGACAATATTTACGAACTCCAAGGGGAAAAATATCTCCCAGAAATACTGCCACTGCTGCTGAAACCAATGATAGTGTAGGGGTCCCTGAAGATTCTTCTGAACTTCATggtaaatcatttaaaaaaagttcatgttcttaaaattttttttactttcatttttcttcattcactatttttactcttcattttgctatttttgttgtctTCTGAATTTAGAttctttgaataaaatatatgaCATATTCCAGAAGGGTTGAAAGAAGTTTACGTAAGTGCTACAGAATCTCCAAGTGAATTCTGGGTGCAAGTGGTGGGACCTGGTACGCTGGCACTCGATGATCTAGTCAAATCTATGACTGAGTATTACAAGGAGGAGGAGAGTCGAGAGCTTCATACTCTCATTCAcgtaagaataaaataattgttctgttattaaaaaatttgttgtgcCCATGCAAGCACTGATTTGacatcaaacaattaaattttaattattaagtcACAGAACGAACTGTCATTTAATACCAATAACGACGAAACTGATGTTTCCTCTGACGCAGATTTCCGAGGGTGAAACAGTAGCTGCTAAATTTGCCTTCGATAACTGCTGGTACCGTGCGGAGATCACATCATTCATGGGAAATGGCCAGTACGAGGTATTCTTCCTCGACTATGGTGATCGCACTGTGATAAATTGCCTTGATATCCTGGAGCTTCGAACAGACTTCCTGAGCCTTCGTTTCCAGGCCATTGAATTCTCACTGGCCAATGTCAAACCCAGGTAAGTGAACAACCTCTACGATATGTTTTTTactaaaaatctcaaaattgcCCCGGGGCTCATACTTAACCCGAGTGTTATCGTCAgttctatcaattttattcTGGGTCAATATAATTAACACAaatataaatggaaaaataatgtctCATCAATTGCTCAGTTCACTGTCATCCATATTACTGGACTGGGATCCCCCAATGCCAGCTTCGCATGCCTCATGAAACAACTCAGGGTTCACCTGCTCCATGATCTTCCAGGCGAAGCTCTTGTTAATGTTCATGGCATTCTCCTCGCAATAAGTCAATCCAGCTCGTTTCAGGGCGTCACAATTGAACTCGTCAGCCATGAGAAGAAGTGACGCCACGTTCTCTGGTGTCAGTGTTTCGATGAGATTTCTCTCACACAGCTCTTTCAGACCTGTTGAGAATTTCCATTAGAACTTCCAGTATCTTTCTCATTATAGGGAACTTGCATATTATCCAGAGCACAGAAGACCTTGGGCACAATCTCTTTGGTTCACGTTTTGAATATTTACGAGTGAACAGAATCTCTGTCATTCTAATGTTGAAAGTTTTTCTAAAAATGTTCTGGATGTGTTGTAATGATTTATACTtcagataaaataaatacagaGAATATGCAAGTTCTCTGTTGCTGAATTTCTCACCCTTCAGACGAAACCTTTCAGCGACAGACAGAAGTTGACTGGCAAGAGTATCTAAATTATCCAAGTGATCGGTGTAAATGTATCTCAATAACTCCCCAGCTAACTCATGCGAGAGATCTGTCAAGTCCAGGGTGTATTGATAGGGCATCTGAGGGGGATTAAATCAGTACCATCTTCTCTATTCTCGTAATGTCAATAAAACACTCGTGCAGAAGCATCTAAATAAGTCTAGAATAACGACACCCCaaaaaagcaaaaataattgtgataTATTGAGCGATATAAACGATATAAATGCGTTATTTAATGTTGAGGGTAACACTCAGTTGATAAAATCATGCCAGCTTTAGTATGAAATATTATGAAACGATCGCTTCAACTGGAAAATCTCATGCCACTTCATACATTCGTCTCATTCTTTTTGTTGTCCCTCTGTACTTGGTTGGAGCTTGGCTCGTTGTCATTTTCTACCATTGGTGCAATCATATTTGCTAGTATGTCACTTCTCGCTGCAATAACGCTTGCGTGCACTGGAATTTCCGTGTGTGCTGTGTTCCCACCGCAAATAAGCTTGGTATCTGCGGACTTGGGGTGCTTCAGTAGCCTCGCCATgtcctgaaaattaaattccagaagttcctcaatttattgaatttttattccgaTGAATCCGAGGGAATTGAGGGTATTGAAATTCTCCTCAAATCGTCACTACTGATAGTAGTAACCTGAATATTGTCAACGTCCCctgtgtgaattttttttgttgataaattttaaacTAGTTGTCCAGGGgctaattaaatttcggaaTAATTTTGTCAAGTGGTTCTTGGTGACAATGATCGGTTCAACTAATTTAAATCAACGAAATTCACCTGCGCCAGACTGTTCTTCTCAATTTCACACTGAATAATTTGTATTTTCACCATGACCGAGACCTCCCCAGTCTTCTTGTAATGGCGATCGACAATGGAGAGGTCTCTGTACCCCAGTGAAATAATATCCGATGTTGTTTTAAGCTCAAGAATTGTTCTGCTGACTTGGCAGTACTCCCAGTGATTGATATTTGCATTGAAAACAGCGAACTGAAATCGTATCTTAGCCTGTTCCACTTCTTCAATGGAACAACTGAGCATGTTCAGGCATAACACCACTGGATTTGTAATTCtcttccctgcaaacaaacgTTTAGTCAATGGATACTTGCTGATGCTAGCAATTTCCATAtgcaaattatttcaaaataattaaatattttcggaCGCAGGACTTGCCTTCTGGCCCCTTCCAGAACCTGATCGAGAGACTCCAGGTACTCCGTATTCCATTGACATTCAACTCGAATGGCGGACTGTCAATGGACGTCTTCTTGACAATAGTTttcttgtaattttttatcggcCATGAGTACTTGAAGACAATGTCGGAGACCGTTGGAACGAGCAGTTCCATATCGAGACAATCAGAGACACTCTACCACTGTTCTGTAACAGAGTTAATGATGCCCATTATTCCCCACATATGACAGCCTCGCTGCAAAAATGCGGTGAAGGTGGAAACATTCACTCGTGTTTTCAGtcatttcattcattaattaccGTATACAAGCCTGCGGTGATTGTGCTCGTGTTGTGATACACCTGGTAACGAGTGCAATCCTAACTTTGGAGGGAATTCATGTGGGGCAACTGGCACGCGGCGAATTAACCAACTTCATTTTCGTGCCTATCGCTGAAAGTGCCTGCACGATATTATTTCAGCTGGTGAATTAAAATTAGAGGGCTGTGAAAGGGGAGTGATCGTTacaatcattttttcacgCCAAGGACGTTCGTCCTGatgttctaataattttttattatacgcGATTATTCTTTcgtctttagaatttttttacttctaaaataaattgttaatttactTTAATTTCGTTTACTCTGTATCACTCGTTTCTATTTTATACAGAAAGTCCTtcgttggtatttttttttttattaacataaATGAATGATAGACggaaattttagaaatttctcgtattgttttggatttttatttcagaaaTGTTATTCATTAATGTAGGAACAATTTTGTCTTGTATGGTTGGAGTGGTCGTAAATCATTGTCCCATTTGCGATACTATTCAGCTGGCATGCCACCAAGAGATTCCACCGGTCTATCCCACCGTATTTCGAGAATTTCTCTGGTACCTCGAATGCATCAATTCACAATTTCAGAAGGATTGAGTGAATATGAATTACCAATCGCGTGTGCATCCTCCAAGAATCGATCGTAATTCTCGACATGTTAAAGTACTGTCCATTACCCCCTGGGGGTCGGGAACACCAGTCCTTGACTTACCTCGCGTGAAATTAACGATGATGAGTAATCGATAAATCAATCCAAGATTA of Diachasmimorpha longicaudata isolate KC_UGA_2023 chromosome 3, iyDiaLong2, whole genome shotgun sequence contains these proteins:
- the LOC135160344 gene encoding nucleolar complex protein 4 homolog B produces the protein MATVDCPHPGDPQAIRMSSKQLRHKAQEFLASRKHANNLVDIINQLDDCGTLGILTLETIFLELLKRGDMYLERTISLTISEPSPEVRYTTWLRNCYEELWEKLLSFISVSRPSLQLQSLSTCLKLLSQEGKTPTEPTGDLSYYFPLHRLKPLLMRLLSPDRDNASLLSRFQEITTYRDALYYTWKSLPPLTPKRQPPDLFIKNLLDLIDKIPLPTEDEPPQELLCGREGTCTFTWDQQSVRRTLNKTWSCIMHWELSPQLHKHLLIVLLERIMPHLEKPVLLTDFLMDSLDADGPIGLLALQGVFLLVTKHNLEYPNIFTKLYSMFEPEIFHTKYKARLFYLSDLFLSSTHLPEALVAAFAKRLARLTLVAPPEDILIILLFVGNLLLRHPGLKRLIDHPKGGIVCDTDNPGVGDPFLMEERDPLLSNALSSSLWEIKALQFHILPTVATAARFINDPLPSVEYDMASALERTGGQLFDKEIKNRVRDIMLTFERPSLGVANKGERLAQYWQLTMR
- the LOC135160356 gene encoding ragulator complex protein LAMTOR3-A; the encoded protein is MTATLDLKKFLHQLLASVEGLHSILITDRDGVPVVSVASDKAPELAMRASFLSTFGMATDQGSKLGLGKNKTIICMYSSYQVVQMNKLPLVVSFIASHGCNTGHILSLESRIDPILSNLKNAVVEA
- the LOC135160351 gene encoding glyoxylate reductase/hydroxypyruvate reductase-like isoform X2 gives rise to the protein MLPFYHMSHQHKPKYSRLFLDTMVYFSPDTSTSIPNFLISLRSSDNEESCREGPKLKVVSTMSAGYDHLDVPEIKRRGIQVGHTPQVLSAAVAEIAVMLLLNAARRAHEGRALLEEGKSGSGPQWLLGHDLRGSTVGIVGLGGIGQEVVKRLVGFAVRKFLYTGHSPKKAGDELGAEFVSLDDILTHSDFIVVAVPLTIETRGLFNDAAFSKMKKTAVLVNVGRGAVVKTSSLLKALKERTIFAAGVDVIDPEPLPKDHELLRLPNFEIVPHLGSATVKTREEMSAVAAQNILDALGGQPLAYPL
- the LOC135160351 gene encoding glyoxylate reductase/hydroxypyruvate reductase-like isoform X3, with the protein product MTKRTSEKCDVTILPYVSPTQAQVFAALPGHDGVFLSGHVNVNSEFLDIAGPKLKVVSTMSAGYDHLDVPEIKRRGIQVGHTPQVLSAAVAEIAVMLLLNAARRAHEGRALLEEGKSGSGPQWLLGHDLRGSTVGIVGLGGIGQEVVKRLVGFAVRKFLYTGHSPKKAGDELGAEFVSLDDILTHSDFIVVAVPLTIETRGLFNDAAFSKMKKTAVLVNVGRGAVVKTSSLLKALKERTIFAAGVDVIDPEPLPKDHELLRLPNFEIVPHLGSATVKTREEMSAVAAQNILDALGGQPLAYPL
- the LOC135160351 gene encoding glyoxylate reductase/hydroxypyruvate reductase-like isoform X1, with the protein product MSVVEAIMSRPKVLVTSCDTPKAGLELLGNTCDVTILPYVSPTQAQVFAALPGHDGVFLSGHVNVNSEFLDIAGPKLKVVSTMSAGYDHLDVPEIKRRGIQVGHTPQVLSAAVAEIAVMLLLNAARRAHEGRALLEEGKSGSGPQWLLGHDLRGSTVGIVGLGGIGQEVVKRLVGFAVRKFLYTGHSPKKAGDELGAEFVSLDDILTHSDFIVVAVPLTIETRGLFNDAAFSKMKKTAVLVNVGRGAVVKTSSLLKALKERTIFAAGVDVIDPEPLPKDHELLRLPNFEIVPHLGSATVKTREEMSAVAAQNILDALGGQPLAYPL